In Lathyrus oleraceus cultivar Zhongwan6 chromosome 2, CAAS_Psat_ZW6_1.0, whole genome shotgun sequence, the DNA window tccactcttgttgttcttgtctaaaaggtgtatgtttatctaatgtactatttactaaaagaaaggggtcaaaaaaaatgactcgcacggatgtcgcatccactgcatacgtatctcatctgaatatgagaatcagagtcttcgtagctcggctacctatgggttaaggataagtgtgctcgctaagacatcgcgtcttatgcctacgtatctcatcgggaatgagaatcagagcaaaacgtagttcaaacttaactacgggaacaaaggtctcgattgcaactagggcaagagaaagggaaaggtctcgatcgcaacgagggcgagagaaaggatcgcaacgagggcgaaagcaaacaaggattagttgttagtcgttagtcaaactcggcaagacatcgcatcttgtgcctacgtatctcatctgaacatgagaatcagagttgccgtagttcggctcacgcacgccaaacaaacaaacacacaagcaggcaaacatggagcctgaatgccaatcactggacttacatcagcatccgaaccaaaacacacaagaaggcaaacgtggatcccgaacgccaatcactggacttacatcggcatccgaaccaagcaaacacacactggaacccgaatgccactcgatggacttacatcagcttccaagcacacaacaaccaaacaagttaatagggagttgggaactcgagcctataactgtcaagcacacacacaaaagaaagaaaaaaaggtgcccggagagacctcgcacgatctcctgcctacgtacctcatctggtatgagaatcagggcgacgtagttccccttaacaggggaaaggatgaacacacaaactaatagggagtctggaactcggacctaatagccATCACACAAgcaaaaagagacgctgagacgtcaaaagaaacaagaaggttaaaaaaagaaaaagggtgcccggagagatctcgctcgatctcctgcctacgtacctcatctggtatgagaatcagggcgacgtagttcccccttcatagggattgccatctgaacatggacttagaaaggaggacaccagttgtgtcgaaggagagtgggcaatgtgttcacgtcctagcagtaggtgtcgcagctcgctgaatcgagtcttaggcagttacctctttgcaatagaacggactacatgccacaagatcggagacgctaggaaaggtctagaagtgggggaagctctgccctaaagttgtcatgcaatatgtacttaagtgttaggatttacaaatgggaatatctacctaatgttagcatgcaaaggaatatgggaatcctacctatgttatcatacaaaaggttactatctaatgggtgctacctaatcggaacaagaatcgacgaatggagcagggagaagtgttagggatgagggtagatggcgatgcatgaagcaatcgacttacaaggttgatggcgatgcataaagcaatcgacttacaaaagggtggatgaatacgtgctggttctgttaggttttgaaaaatgattactcgacgttggatcgaggttttggtcttgttttgaaatgatgatcgggtgttcattttatttcttgtattaacagatgaataaagaatgaaagaatattatacatttcatgggggagggatacatttgttatgaatggggttgtcatggcaatcaaacaatataaatatatgcctcatacatcatacaagtaggcaacagtcaATCAGACAATAAGATATTTAAACAAGTAtgtgatcaaatcaaataatcaaagaaatgaaatgaatgagcattaaacaacgtatgagtgtaagtgtaagggaaccggctcattgtaagaaagcccaagagtaagctatgtgaggttgatggcgatgcttaaaaagcaatcgacttacaagggtgtgaaaaaagggctcgatattaaatcgagaaaagtatgatttttatagttttaaaatggttttgaatggtTTTTTATCAATGAGATTGTGATGATTTATCATGATTGTAACATACCTCACACATAAAATCAATAATTTGTACAAATGAATGAACAAGCGCAAATATGATAATTCACATAAATCCCCAAAAAAAAGTATAATTGCctaaataatattaaaataaataaaagataaTATAAACATGTTAATTGATTAACTAAAAAAGACTATATAATTAAATATGAGTTATTAATAATAATGATAGCAAGGATTTAATtgttaaataaaaacttcatcTAAAATCAAACAAAActtggatttttttttaaaaaaaaagaaggaaaaggagaaaTCTAAATCTGCTAAATATAACCCCAAAAAAAACTTCATAAATTAAAGGGGTCTTGAAGGCCCACGAGACCAGTCATGGCGAACCAGACGGGTCAATCAAAAAAACTCTCCAATATCTTGCACGAGAAACAAAGGGAATCAGAAACACTCCCAAAACCAATGGTCACATGGGAACTTAGAAAAACATTAATGCAGAGGGAGAATCAAACACGGTAATCAACCTTGGGGAGTGAGAAAGGGCTTCGGGTATTTATCCAAACATCAAAGTCATAGTAAACAAACAGCATGGAAAACCTGGAAAGAATCATCTCTTCCGAAAAAAAGGAACAAGTAATCATCTCATCTCTTTCAAAAAACCAAAATCTCTTGCTACCCCAAAACCTATTTCCTCCTTTCCCCAGTTGCAAACGCAAAAAGCTTCATATCGAATATCAAAAACCAATGAATCGTGAAGGGATAAAAGCAGTACGAAGTTCACATCAAACGAAAGGGAATCAAACCTGAATCAGCTACAATAGGGTTAACGGCGATTGGACCGATGATGCTTGGATCTTCCTCTCCTCGTCAATCGATTCCACTCTGGTGCGCTCACTCGCCTGCTTCACCTTCAGAAAAGTCTTCGTCCAAACGCCGGCGAGATGAAGCTCTAGGGTTCTCTCCACAGAGCGCCGCTTCCAGGTTCTTTTCACTCCATCTCGTTTCAAATCTCTAGGGTTTCTTTTCTTGAAGTTTTTTTCGCCGCCCAATCCTCCCCTTTCTACTGATTCCTCGTTCTCTCTATTTATCCTCCACGCATTTTAGGGTTTTGAGATCAAAAGAGGTCTCTGCAAAATCCCTTTTGATGTGCTCAGTCGGGATTGGCCTTACTCAATGCTAAATCAGAACCGGTAAACTGCACTCATGCTTTCTCTTCGTTTTTTTGTCTGGGTGCCAAATTGGGAACTCTTGAACTTTCAACTGACTTGCCAATTGCTTTGTGTTTTTTTTTACTGCAGTAAAAACGACGAAGACATGAGGAGCTTTGGTTTTCACCTTGTCCCATTCCAAAACCCGTTATATCTTGAGCCAACTAAGTTGGAGGCAGAAGCAGTGATCTTGTATTGCTGTTACTTTCTGACTAGTCAATTGGACTTGATTTTCCCAAAAAACTTCAGTGTAATTGCTGTGTGTCCAAAGGGGATGGGCCCATCTATAAGGAGGCTGTATGTACAAGGCAAGGAGATAAATGGTGCTGGAATTAATTCAAGTTTTGGAGTCCACCAGGATGCGGATGGCAGGGCTACTAATGTTGCTTTGGGGTGGTCTGTTGATAATAGAGTATTGGTTCCTGGTGTTGTACCTACAGGTGTGGTTTCAAGGTACTGCAGCAGGTGTGTTGCAGGCATGCTGCAGCAAGCCTAGCAAAGTGCAGGTAAGTTTCTGAATGCCAATACTAGGCTTTGTTTAACATATATGTGTTATGTAATGTTGTATGGTATGAGTTCAGTTGGTGGATACAATATGGGATTGTGTATGTTAGGTCTGATGTACTGCAGGTTACTTCATGGTGCAGGAATGAATGCTAGTTCATGATCATGACAGGCTACAGGATGTTGGTTTTGGATGCCATGTGTTTATGTTTTCAGTTTAACTTTAGGTTGTGTAGAATGCAAGAAGGTCCATTTGTTGCAGACTGATGTTGCTGCAGGTTGTGGGCATTGTTGAAGGTTCGATGTATTATAGGACTGGTTTGTCATGGTAGGCAAGGAAAAATGCAAAGCAATGTGTGGCAAGGTTGTTGCAGCAGTAGGCTCCTGTAGATTTGCAACAGGGTTCCCAGTATGAACATACTGCATAAACTCCTCCTTAGGATTTATCCAGAGTTGGGTGTGTAGCACTGAATCATTGTCTTTGGTTGGTTTGAAGTGGTTATGAACTCATCATTTGGCTTTCCCTCGGAGGCAAGTCTCTTAGCGAGTTTTTGTGCATCATCGACGTAAGCTTTCAAAATGGGAACTTGAACTCTATCTGACAAAGCAATAATCTGGTACAGGTCAATAAGATCATCACTTGCAGAAGCAGTAGCAGAATAAGCAGCAAGCTCAGCCAGAGTCAACTCAGATAGAAAACCATAAACAGCAACAGAATGTAAAAAGGCCAAAGTCCAACTCGGTTCAGAATTCTCATTCATCAGGTTTACCTTCCACTCATTAAACAATCTCTTAGCTTTCTTTCTAAGAGGCATAATCTCTTTCTGACAAGAGTAATTGTTCTGCAGGCCAGAGGAAACAAAAGATTTTCTTGAGCTATGCCTCCTCTCTGCCTCTTCTATATCTGATTCCAAGCACTTTAATTGTTCAAACAATTTGGAGGCATCGCTCCGCTTCTGCTCTTTTGATGAGATGAGGAAATGCAATAATAATTCTGACTCAGCACCTTCTTTGTCTATACGTGATGACAATTCCTCACTACATAGCTCCTGTAATTCATTAATCACTTCGGATTGTAGGATTTCCCCCGTTGTTGGACGTGATGATGGTTCAGGATGCAGCAGCCAAAGACAAAAGCCAGCTTCCTTAGGATTTTCTGATAGGAAAGCTGGAGGAAGAATCCTGCAATGAAGATCAGACATTGTTGCAATATGTGCTTTTTCAGAGTCAAAATGAACTAGTAACTTAAAAAGGAGTACACCTAGGCAGTAAATGTTTGATGATGTAATGTAATGCTTATTATATGTAATAAGAATACACAAAATTTAGATTCTTGATGTAACTTGGAACAATTGTAGTAATGGACTATGCGGACTTCTGACAGGAATATGGACAACCCTTGAATGTTGTTGCTTGTGTTGTTCAGGTTTGCAAATGATGCTGGTAGAGGTCCTGATATATGATCTTGATCGATTTGTATTCTACCAAGGTTCGGAAGAAAGCCAAGCTCATCTGGTAGTGAACATGTTAATAGATTTCCATTTAATAGCAGGAGGACTAGAGATTTGATATTGCCAATTTCCTTTGGAATACTCCCAATTATTTTGTTCCACATGAACTTCAATCTTTCCATATAAGCTAAGCTGCCAATTTCTGGTACCAAATTTCCGGACAAGCTCAAATTCATTAGTTGCAATTCTTGAACGTGTAAATAGCCATCAATTAATGTTTCATTGAAACATAAAACTCCTGTCTAGCGAGATGTACATGGGTCTCCGCGTATCCAATTGCTCAAATTTCCATTAGGATCAATCAACCTTTCTTTTATGGCTTTTAATGCTTCAACTTCGGTAGGGTCAGTGGTATTATCCTGTGCAGCAATAAGCACCAAATAGAAACAAAACCATAAACTGAAAACAACTTGATGCTTGTGACCTTCTGAAAGAAACATCCTTGAAATATATAGAAACCACAACAACACAGCCTTTGAATTAGCACAGTACTCAATGTACAACATCCGGTCTTTAGCTGTTCCACATGCTTTCTCTCTGACGATACCAACCTTTCCTAACTTTCCTGCAGTTAATTCCTGGAACCTGGGAACAATTCTTCCACTTGTTGCTATGGCAATCAATTCCAACTCAACACCAACAACCAACCTAACAGCTGGCAAGTTCGTGTGCATCAAGAGATGATTTGCTTCACCATCAAAACCCCTTTTGCAAATAACAAGGGTTGTGCCTACATCCTTGCATTGTTGAACCATGTCATCAAAATATTTCTGCTCCTGCTTCCTTAAAGTCTGAAACTTCTCCACTGTGTCAATATCAATCTTATGCTTGGTTTTTTTTGGCTTTGGTCTGTGCAGGTTAAGCGTGCTAAACAAAAGtgaaaacataaaaaaaattcaggaccaaaatcggggtatgacacaaTCCATTGGGGATAATTATAGACTACTAGGAAACCGGAGTTGAGCTGTTTTtgtacctcctctttgatcttcatagCCATATCGGGACGGGTTCTTCGTAGTTTTTTCTTTATTGGAGGGAATTCTTCTTTAAGAGGTAGATGGTGGAGCATGGTGTCAGTATCGAGGTCGGGCATGTCTTGGCATCACCATGCAAATACATCCATGTATTCTTTCAAGAGTTTGATCAATCTTGTGTTCACCTCGTCTTGCAGAGCTTAGTCGACTCAGACCTCTTTTGCTTCCTCATTTGTTCCAAGGTTAACCACTTCCACTGGTTTTTCATGTGGTTGGATGACCTTTTCCTCTTGCTTGAGCAATCTTGCAATTTCTTCGGGGAGCTCAGCATCTTCCTCACAATCTTCATCGACTTGATTAATCAGGTTACCAAAGTCGTATGAGACTATAGCAAAATTGTCACTGGTGGTTGTCGATGGTGATGTGCATGATTTAGGGTTCATACTTTTATTAAGATAAACagaagaaaagtgattttgaaaaataattttaagaaaATTGAAAAATTCCATTTGTTTTGGAAagtgaaataaataaatgaaagacaaggATCTCAAAATTGACTGCGAAACATGGATCTTTTCCATTAATGATTAATAAGGAAATTTGATGGGGCCCTAAAAATGGTTCCCCCATGCCTTGGGCTTGACATGggttcttttttattttgataaaaaataaGGGAAAACAAACATAGgaaattaaattttaatcaaAGTTACTTCTGATATCTCAATCTCGGTCCACTTTGTGGCACCCCTTCCATCAGAATTTATGAAGATCAATTTGGCATCTTCTTCTTTGTCTTCTTCCACGAAACAGATACGGTTGTGATCAAGGTAACCGACACTAGAGAAGTATTTAGATAGCATGCTTCTTCAAATTCGGGGAGTTGTATCCCAAACCGGTACGGTCCTTATTGGAAGGTAGCTCAAGCATTCTTCCCCATCCTTGGGGATGACCATCCTTTATGATTGTCAAGGCGTCTTTGTAAGACCCCAATAATGACCCTAGGATCCCTCATGCTATCACATCATTTTACATTGACTTTTAGATCATACCTTagtatcctcctcacccctcattcattgggtttgcattgggagagatcaccaaacacattttattatatcatactttagttttatttgtttactaacaaaaataccaaaaatatgtctaatGTAGTTTCATTTCTTTTGCAGGTAGTATGTGCATCCACCtgtccatatctagggtttgagaccctaaatACAAGGGATCAATCAAAGAAAGGTTCACCatggttctaaacatcatatatggatccccatgttcattatttgttatttttatcaataattcatcaagagatttgaagcttgtttgccttggaaaccctaattcatctatgtatcttgtgtgacttccttaacaagtttcttcaacTATTGGTtaatatttcaaggtatacttcatgctacatcatcttatgcatatatgatcctccatgagccccaaagagcaagagaacttcaagtttgcaagttggttcaaagaagttgaccagagaaagtcaactggtcaaatctagggtaccctagaccttatctcctacaatgtttgtcatctgaaaataattccaagagaagtgttactatttatgacattccaaacaactttcgtgttggcatcaagagataatttttcttggaaagtcattttctatgatgaaaggttataggtcattttgtttgtgccctagttagcAGGTCAACTTCtaaagaccataacttgctcaatttttatcatatgaaaaccatccaagtttcatgatcaaactaaagatgtcttatccaacttttatcCTTTGAGAAATGCCAAATTTAACATGCAATGGCATGTACTAAGaggaaaaattataggtcattttgggccatcatcattgaacaaacaattttcctcaacttctaaaatccataacgCCCTCATGAAAAATCTAAATGGTGTCAAACTTGTGGCCAAATCTAAGAGGAAtaaaatagatacaactttgaataaggaaccattttcatttgaatctcataacaaaagttattcaaggtgtAAAAAATGGTCATTCTCCAACTTCCACCCTAAAATTTATCATGATCGAAGCTCCAAATTGGAAAGTCTTCAACAGAAAATttgttccccttcatgttacctttccaaatcatctaagatcatgacatttggagcatttttgaaggacttgtacatgggtgtaatgcatggtTTCATTTGGAAAGTTCCATGATCAACTTCCATTTCACTAATGCATGACTTCATGCTATTGTTTCAGGTTAGTTTACACATCATTTTTGACCAATCccaatcatttgatgggcctatcacacgcctatgcaagcatgcacactagaattgctatttttggcatttgaatggaagtgtgtgaaaatcaattgcCAAGCCTATAAATGCAACCCATTTTGCTCAGAATCAAGGACTCTTGGCCCAAGCTTTGAACTGCAAACACCCCTCACCCTCCATTGATAGAACACCTTGAggatttctcttgaaatcgagtttgaattccccttctgttttgggattgaaactccaagggtTCAAGCCATTTTTGCATCCAAATCATCTCCTGCAAGTGGATAAAAGCAAGTCAAGCCAATTTGTAAGCAAGATCGAGCTCAATTGAAGCAaaccgaaggtgaattttcaaatttttctcttcttcgattctccctcatttctccACCATTTCGattgatctttggttgtctaaagacctaccaatgtaggcaacaagattgagttgctttgaggtcaaattgaagcaactcaattcatactcctcaattttcaaatccatgtatctttcaatatacttggaattggagaattttgaggtcAGATTCAGATTCCTGGtgattttctctttaaaatagtgtacccatttttcatttttatggAGGTTCATGGCGGACCAGTCCGGggaggttcaccggagaagatgatcaGAGCTAGGACTCTGGTGGTGTGTTTGTAGCTTCACATCTATCTGATCATGGTCCAATGATCTAATCATGGCCTTTGGTTTTAATTACCCATCCTGTTACACGTTGACTCAAGTGTTCCATACACCCTAagcgtgtggccatcagatctgccaccgcaattaatgagggagatctgatggcccttgtttttttgttttttatattattttctaattttatgtttaatccatttattttattttattcatagaaatttcatttttaatccaaaaaatattggactttcaccaaaaatatttaaatattttccttttccatattttgaattaaaatcatttttggattaattttgatattttttgtgaattaaatgatttttgacttgtttttaaattttttaaaatacttctgactttccaaaaaatctttttaaaaaattgtctaaggtcctttgaccttgtttgacctaggataaatcctttggccatttatttggtgatttgaagggatttaaggttttgtccatttaaaaatgcattttaattcattttaaaattgatttttaattgtttaattgtttacAAATATTGTTGAGTCATTTGGTTgaccttgtgatgtttgactttctatttggcTTTGATCATGGTAGATTTGAAtttccatttgatcaatactattggatttagggggttgatgaaatgtacatttcatccctcaaaatgaatggatagtattgatcagatgaaattcctcctatgcTCAATTTGGGTTCTAC includes these proteins:
- the LOC127122733 gene encoding T-complex protein 1 subunit epsilon-like, giving the protein MNPKSCTSPSTTTSDNFAIVSYDFGNLINQVDEDCEEDAELPEEIARLLNTLNLHRPKPKKTKHKIDIDTVEKFQTLRKQEQKYFDDMVQQCKDVGTTLVICKRGFDGEANHLLMHTNLPAVRLVVGVELELIAIATSGRIVPRFQELTAGKLGKVGIVREKACGTAKDRMLYIEYCANSKAVLLWFLYISRMFLSEGHKHQVVFSLWFCFYLVLIAAQDNTTDPTEVEALKAIKERIATNEFELVRKFGTRNWQLSLYGKIEVHVEQNNWEYSKGNWQYQISSPPAIKWKSINMFTTR